CTGATTCTCGCGGCGCTGACCGCAGTCCTGGCGGCGGTCGGCGGCCGGCTGCTCGCCGAGTCCCGCGCCGCGCGGGCGGCCCGCATCGACGTACCCGGAGTGCTGACCCTCGGCGCGGGCCTGTCGCTGCTGCTCGTCGCCATCACCGCCGGACGCACCGGTTGGGTGCGGCCCGCGGTGCTGATCCCCCTGGCGCTCGGGGCGCTGCTGCTCGCCGCCTTCGTGGCGATCGAGGCTCGCGGGCGGGCACCGATGCTCGACCTCGCCCTCTTCCGCCGGTCGGACTTCCGGATCGCCACGATCGGCGCGTTCTTCACCGGCCTCGCCGCGTTCGGCCCGAGCACCGTCCTGCCCACCCTGGTGCAGCGGTTGATCGGCGTCAGCGCGCTGGGCGCCGCCGGCCTGGCCTTCCTCTGGGCCGGGGCCGCGTTCGTGGTCAGCAACCAGATGCGCCACCACGGCACGCGCCTCGCGCCCGCCCGGCAACTCGCCCTCGGCTTCGCCCTGACCGCCGTCGGCTACCTGACCATGCTCGGCTACCCCGATGCGCACTCCTGGGCACGCACCATCCCCGGGCTGCTCATCTCCGGGGCGGGCGCCGGCCTGCTCAACGCGGCCCTCGCCCGGCTCGCCGTCGCCAGCGTCCCGCCGGACCGGGTTGCGATGGGCTCCGGCGCCAACAACACCGCCCGCTACGTCGGCTCCGCCCTCGGCGTCGCCGCCAGCATCACCGTGGCGTCCAGCCTGCTGCCGGCCGGTCAGACCGCCGGTTTCTCGGCCCACGGCGCCGACGCGGTCCTGGTGCTCGGCGCGGGCGTGGCCGCGCTCGGCGGGGCGGCGGCCCTGATCCGCCGCCGGGTCACCGCCCCGGTCCCGGTCGCGGGCT
This sequence is a window from Micromonospora sp. NBRC 110009. Protein-coding genes within it:
- a CDS encoding MFS transporter, with protein sequence MSTPAGVTAPSVAPVPDATRSGSRALFAVCAATLLVLMNFSAPVAVLPQTARSLGAGLTAQTWLINAITLGLAAALLVAGSLGDDFGRRRIFRAGLALLAVSILGAAVAPNAGTFVAARVLQGVASAAILANGLGLLAHAFHTNHGRSHATARWASMLGAGIALGPLASAALTALGSWRWSHLILAALTAVLAAVGGRLLAESRAARAARIDVPGVLTLGAGLSLLLVAITAGRTGWVRPAVLIPLALGALLLAAFVAIEARGRAPMLDLALFRRSDFRIATIGAFFTGLAAFGPSTVLPTLVQRLIGVSALGAAGLAFLWAGAAFVVSNQMRHHGTRLAPARQLALGFALTAVGYLTMLGYPDAHSWARTIPGLLISGAGAGLLNAALARLAVASVPPDRVAMGSGANNTARYVGSALGVAASITVASSLLPAGQTAGFSAHGADAVLVLGAGVAALGGAAALIRRRVTAPVPVAG